A part of Paenibacillus donghaensis genomic DNA contains:
- the argH gene encoding argininosuccinate lyase encodes MSKLWGGRFTKGTNKLVEEYTASIGFDKALAEEDVQGSLAHVSMLGKCGILPQADVETIKDGLKKVLDKVRAGEVEFSVADEDIHMNLEKYLIAEVGPVGGKLHTGRSRNDQVATDMHLYLRNRVVELVALLHELQEALIEQAKDNLETIVPGYTHLQRAQPILFAHHLLAYVSMFRRDAERLTDSYKRINVLPLGAGALAGTTFPIDRHYVAELLGFDSVYENSLDAVSDRDFIVEFLANASLVMTHLSRLSEELVLWSSTEFSFVELDDAFCTGSSIMPQKKNPDVPELVRGKTGRVYGNLIGLLTVLKSLPLAYNKDMQEDKEGMFDTVATLTGALQLFAPMITTMKVNKQRMREAVNTDFSNATDIADFLVGKGLPFRQAHEVIGKTVLYCINERKFLLDLTLDEFKQFSELFDEQIYAVLQPEAVVDARNVYGGTATVQVKAALERAEQSLLVAKAWVVRHGGTGH; translated from the coding sequence GTGAGCAAGCTGTGGGGCGGACGTTTTACCAAAGGAACCAACAAGCTGGTGGAGGAATATACGGCTTCGATCGGCTTCGATAAGGCGCTGGCGGAGGAGGATGTGCAGGGCAGTCTGGCCCATGTCTCGATGCTGGGGAAGTGTGGCATCCTGCCGCAGGCCGATGTGGAGACGATTAAGGACGGACTGAAGAAGGTGCTGGACAAGGTTCGTGCGGGTGAAGTGGAATTCTCCGTAGCCGATGAAGACATTCATATGAATCTGGAGAAATATCTGATTGCCGAAGTAGGCCCGGTTGGCGGCAAGCTGCATACGGGCCGCAGCCGTAATGACCAGGTAGCCACCGATATGCATCTCTATCTGCGTAATCGTGTAGTGGAGCTGGTGGCTCTGCTGCATGAGCTGCAGGAGGCGCTGATTGAGCAGGCCAAGGACAATCTGGAGACGATTGTTCCCGGCTACACGCATCTGCAGCGTGCCCAGCCGATTCTGTTCGCTCACCATCTGCTGGCTTATGTCTCTATGTTCCGCCGCGATGCGGAGCGCCTGACCGATAGCTACAAGCGGATCAACGTGTTGCCGCTGGGGGCAGGGGCACTGGCCGGCACGACGTTCCCGATTGACCGTCATTATGTAGCCGAGCTGCTCGGCTTCGACAGTGTCTACGAGAACAGCCTCGATGCAGTCAGCGACCGTGACTTCATCGTCGAGTTCCTCGCGAACGCCTCGCTGGTGATGACCCACCTTTCTCGGCTCAGCGAGGAGCTGGTGCTGTGGAGCAGCACCGAGTTCAGCTTCGTAGAGCTGGACGATGCCTTCTGCACCGGCAGCAGCATTATGCCGCAGAAGAAGAACCCGGACGTGCCCGAGCTGGTGCGCGGCAAAACCGGCCGTGTCTACGGCAACCTGATCGGACTGCTGACTGTGCTGAAGTCGCTGCCGCTGGCTTACAACAAAGATATGCAGGAAGATAAGGAAGGCATGTTCGACACTGTAGCCACACTGACCGGAGCGCTGCAGCTGTTTGCACCGATGATTACTACGATGAAGGTCAACAAGCAGCGGATGCGTGAGGCGGTGAACACGGATTTCTCCAACGCGACCGATATCGCCGACTTCCTGGTCGGCAAAGGTCTGCCGTTCCGCCAAGCCCATGAGGTGATCGGCAAAACGGTGCTCTACTGCATCAACGAGCGCAAATTCCTGCTCGATCTGACGCTGGATGAGTTCAAGCAGTTCTCGGAGCTGTTCGACGAGCAGATTTATGCCGTGCTGCAGCCGGAAGCCGTAGTGGATGCCCGCAATGTGTACGGCGGAACAGCCACCGTGCAGGTGAAGGCTGCGCTGGAGCGTGCCGAGCAGTCTCTGCTGGTTGCCAAGGCGTGGGTTGTCCGGCATGGAGGCACAGGCCACTAG
- the ftsX gene encoding permease-like cell division protein FtsX, with product MSSKTFLRHVREGIRNVFRNGWMSIASITSIVVSLFVLGVFILLVLNVNEVADKADSQVQINVHLALETDQKMRETVQKEISEMPEVSKIEYVPKDQGLKELRTDLGDAADEVLEGFNKDNNPLPDKLVVDVVVADTVAFVSGKIEDLNKIHPEQPIYRVKYGKGSIETLFKVTRAVRNIGFIFVAGLALMSMFLISNTIRVTILARRKEIGIMKLVGATNYFIRWPFFIEGALIGMIGSLITSGALYLGYSGLTASVSGDPILGLQLIPFHEIWMQLCGLLVGLGMLIGIWGSTVSIRKFLKV from the coding sequence ATGAGTTCTAAAACCTTCTTGCGTCATGTGCGGGAAGGCATCAGAAACGTATTCCGCAACGGATGGATGTCGATTGCATCCATTACCTCGATCGTCGTGTCTCTGTTTGTGCTTGGTGTATTTATTTTGCTTGTGCTTAACGTAAATGAAGTGGCTGACAAGGCGGACAGCCAGGTGCAGATCAATGTGCATCTAGCACTCGAAACGGATCAGAAGATGCGTGAGACGGTGCAGAAGGAAATCAGCGAGATGCCGGAGGTCAGCAAGATTGAATATGTCCCCAAGGATCAGGGACTGAAGGAGCTACGCACCGATCTTGGCGATGCGGCCGATGAAGTGCTGGAAGGCTTCAACAAAGACAATAATCCACTGCCCGATAAGCTGGTGGTAGATGTCGTGGTGGCAGACACCGTCGCTTTTGTCTCCGGCAAGATTGAGGATCTGAACAAAATCCACCCTGAGCAGCCGATATATAGAGTGAAGTATGGCAAAGGTTCGATTGAAACGTTATTTAAAGTGACCCGTGCTGTCCGTAACATCGGCTTTATTTTTGTGGCAGGACTGGCGCTGATGTCGATGTTTCTGATCTCCAACACCATAAGAGTGACCATTCTGGCCCGCCGCAAGGAGATTGGCATTATGAAGCTGGTGGGTGCAACCAATTATTTTATTCGCTGGCCTTTCTTTATAGAAGGGGCATTAATCGGGATGATTGGCTCGCTGATTACCTCGGGCGCCCTATATCTGGGGTACAGCGGTTTAACGGCCTCCGTGTCGGGCGATCCGATTCTTGGCCTGCAATTGATTCCGTTTCATGAAATCTGGATGCAGCTGTGCGGGCTGCTGGTAGGTCTCGGCATGCTGATCGGCATCTGGGGCAGTACGGTATCGATCCGCAAGTTCCTGAAGGTGTAG
- a CDS encoding murein hydrolase activator EnvC family protein — MKKIAAGLAMALLAVTIFGPSDGYATKTSIADIDSQLKKLQQEVKEAKAQQEKAASRNVEAQHYKNKTNLNLQVVLEQVEEVKGKMTDINGQIKNTEESLTVAEGELKDAEIRVASREKLLESRVRLMYTDGSVSYLDVLLSSKSFSDFLDRADSLKMIVDQDQDLLVQHKTDKQNVIDKKLELQGKYAKAKQLYSDLESQRTLLKEKEAEKQQLIAFYDKEIQTADDITEEQNAKLVKLASDRSALETQKDKLKAEEAARKAAAAKAAAAKAEADRKAAAATRAAASSSSGTSSEPETYSGGDGPFLLPVGSARVSSDYGKRTHPVTGEVGKMHTGIDFAVPQGTNIHAADSGTVLVSEWWSGYGYCVIIDHGGGVWTLYGHIREGGLKVKAGDSVSRGEVIAESGSTGRSTGPHLHFEVRIDGKTVSPWPYL; from the coding sequence TTGAAGAAGATTGCCGCCGGGTTAGCTATGGCATTGCTGGCTGTCACTATTTTCGGGCCCTCTGATGGATATGCAACCAAAACAAGTATTGCCGATATCGACAGCCAGCTGAAGAAGCTGCAGCAGGAGGTCAAGGAAGCCAAGGCACAGCAGGAGAAGGCGGCTTCGCGCAACGTAGAGGCACAGCATTATAAGAACAAAACCAATCTGAATCTGCAGGTTGTGCTGGAGCAGGTGGAAGAGGTTAAAGGCAAGATGACCGATATTAACGGTCAAATCAAGAATACCGAAGAATCGCTGACAGTGGCGGAAGGCGAGCTGAAGGATGCGGAGATACGGGTGGCTTCCAGAGAGAAGCTGCTGGAGTCCAGAGTGCGTCTTATGTATACGGATGGTTCAGTATCCTATCTGGATGTGCTGCTCTCCTCCAAGAGCTTCTCCGATTTCCTGGACCGTGCGGATTCGCTGAAGATGATTGTGGATCAGGATCAGGACCTGCTCGTGCAGCATAAGACGGACAAGCAGAATGTAATCGACAAGAAGCTGGAGCTGCAGGGCAAATATGCCAAAGCGAAACAGCTGTACAGCGACCTGGAATCCCAGCGGACCCTGCTTAAAGAGAAGGAAGCGGAGAAACAGCAGCTGATCGCTTTCTATGATAAGGAGATTCAGACTGCGGACGATATTACCGAAGAGCAGAATGCCAAGCTGGTGAAGCTGGCCAGCGACCGTTCAGCGCTAGAGACGCAGAAGGACAAGCTGAAGGCGGAAGAGGCCGCGCGCAAAGCGGCTGCGGCCAAAGCGGCAGCAGCCAAGGCAGAAGCGGACCGCAAGGCGGCCGCTGCCACAAGAGCAGCGGCCTCGTCTTCTTCCGGCACAAGCTCGGAACCGGAAACTTATTCCGGCGGTGATGGACCTTTCCTACTGCCGGTCGGCTCGGCCAGAGTCTCTTCGGATTACGGCAAGCGGACCCACCCGGTTACGGGGGAAGTTGGCAAGATGCATACCGGTATTGACTTTGCCGTTCCACAGGGAACGAACATCCATGCCGCGGATTCCGGTACGGTTCTCGTATCGGAATGGTGGAGCGGCTATGGCTACTGTGTGATCATTGATCATGGCGGCGGGGTATGGACATTGTACGGGCATATCCGTGAAGGCGGTCTGAAGGTGAAGGCCGGTGACAGTGTAAGCCGTGGCGAGGTTATCGCCGAGTCCGGTTCCACCGGACGCTCCACAGGACCCCATCTGCATTTCGAGGTGCGGATCGACGGCAAGACCGTAAGTCCATGGCCTTATCTGTAA
- a CDS encoding argininosuccinate synthase, whose protein sequence is MAKEKIVLAYSGGLDTSVILKWLKETYDAEIIAFTADIGQKEELDGLEEKALATGASKVYIDDLRDEFANDFIYPMFQSGALYEGQYLLGTSIARPLIAKRMVDIAIAEGATAIAHGATGKGNDQVRFELGVAALAPNIKVIAPWRLEEFRSQFPGRAEMIAYAEANGIPVQASAAKPYSMDRNLLHISYESGVLEDPWFDPSADENKGMFLLSNAPEDAPDQAEYLELDFLKGDCVALNGEPLTPLQVMEKLNELGGKHGIGRVDMVENRFVGMKSRGVYETPGGTILFSAHRKMESITMDREVMNLRDSLITRYSTLVYNGFWFAPERIALQALVTESQQNVTGTVRLKLYKGNIIGAGVKSPVSLYNPDIATMEADPTQAYDQGDATGFIRLNALRLKVSAGVAESAKLTAE, encoded by the coding sequence ATGGCTAAAGAAAAGATTGTACTCGCCTATTCCGGCGGGCTGGATACCTCAGTCATTCTCAAATGGCTGAAAGAAACCTATGATGCGGAGATTATTGCTTTCACGGCCGATATCGGCCAGAAGGAAGAGCTGGACGGTCTGGAGGAAAAAGCGCTCGCCACCGGCGCGTCGAAGGTCTACATCGACGACCTGCGCGATGAGTTCGCGAATGACTTCATCTACCCGATGTTCCAGTCGGGTGCGCTATATGAAGGGCAATACCTGCTCGGCACGAGTATTGCACGTCCGCTGATCGCCAAGCGGATGGTCGATATCGCCATCGCAGAAGGCGCAACGGCGATTGCCCACGGCGCAACCGGCAAAGGCAACGACCAGGTGCGCTTCGAGCTGGGCGTGGCCGCGCTCGCGCCTAACATCAAGGTCATTGCTCCTTGGCGGCTGGAGGAATTCCGCAGCCAGTTCCCGGGCCGCGCAGAGATGATCGCCTACGCGGAAGCGAACGGCATTCCGGTCCAGGCCTCGGCGGCTAAGCCGTACTCGATGGACCGCAACCTGCTGCACATCAGCTATGAGAGCGGCGTGCTGGAGGATCCATGGTTTGATCCAAGCGCAGACGAGAACAAAGGCATGTTCCTGCTGAGCAACGCTCCTGAGGATGCGCCGGATCAAGCGGAATATCTGGAGCTGGACTTCCTGAAGGGCGATTGCGTAGCCCTGAACGGAGAGCCGTTGACGCCGCTTCAGGTGATGGAGAAGCTGAATGAGCTGGGCGGCAAGCACGGCATCGGCCGGGTGGACATGGTGGAGAACCGTTTCGTCGGCATGAAGAGCCGCGGCGTATATGAGACGCCGGGTGGCACGATCCTGTTCAGCGCTCACCGCAAAATGGAGTCCATTACCATGGACCGCGAAGTGATGAACCTGCGCGACTCGCTGATTACCCGTTACAGCACGTTGGTGTATAACGGCTTCTGGTTCGCGCCTGAGCGGATTGCACTGCAGGCACTGGTAACCGAAAGTCAGCAGAATGTAACAGGTACAGTACGGCTAAAGCTGTACAAAGGCAACATTATCGGCGCTGGAGTGAAGAGTCCGGTCAGCCTGTACAACCCGGATATTGCTACGATGGAAGCTGATCCAACCCAGGCCTACGACCAGGGCGATGCGACCGGCTTCATCCGCCTGAACGCGCTGCGCCTGAAGGTGTCGGCTGGTGTAGCCGAATCTGCGAAACTAACAGCCGAATAA
- a CDS encoding type IV pilus modification PilV family protein, with protein MKLGLKQERGFTLIEVLAAIVILSIVSLVLTSYFTNAMSYSKANQNKTIMVNLARNALFYVEKEDFGKLQTYFVVNNHSSIAASDCQPPKPSETDSCSGYSGVVSNNNVLAHVLNPVVNGISYQINIEYQRSLHQEMVTSKDTIEKETSKYLIPVRIRIRDAGRVTANVNETVVEGYITDEKIR; from the coding sequence ATGAAATTGGGCCTTAAGCAGGAGCGAGGCTTCACACTTATAGAAGTTCTGGCAGCAATTGTTATTCTGTCGATTGTTTCCCTGGTGCTTACGTCTTATTTCACCAATGCCATGTCGTACTCCAAAGCCAACCAGAACAAGACTATTATGGTCAATCTGGCGCGCAATGCACTGTTCTATGTGGAGAAGGAGGATTTCGGGAAGCTCCAGACCTACTTCGTTGTCAATAATCATTCCAGCATCGCTGCCTCAGACTGTCAGCCGCCTAAACCCTCGGAGACTGACTCCTGCAGCGGCTATAGCGGTGTCGTCTCCAATAACAACGTGTTGGCCCATGTCCTGAATCCTGTGGTTAACGGCATTTCCTATCAGATTAACATCGAGTATCAGCGCTCCTTGCACCAGGAGATGGTCACCTCGAAGGATACCATTGAGAAAGAAACCTCCAAATATCTTATTCCTGTACGGATCAGGATCAGAGATGCGGGAAGAGTCACTGCAAATGTCAATGAAACGGTTGTGGAGGGATACATAACAGATGAGAAAATTCGCTGA
- a CDS encoding VanW family protein gives MKKIHAAFIGVTALILAGSLLFGGLHLYGSQQLVPENTQIADWDVGGLTFTEVRSGLNQRLESLEALPLILQAERNSELTLTLKQAGLAYEAETFLQGLKTLEEGGLLARVQARRSFPHSWSLGVHLDITALQGSLSPAWERETFGTPVNADRQITGDDRVIYKPEQTSYEVDWLALENTLRAAVPTRFSNPEFLPGRGLALEVPLVVKLPEVTLASLKAQGIERRIIQFSTSLGASGPGRTFNVNAAAQAVNDTILPPGAVFDYGKAIIKAQQDSGFREAPVIVNGKLQPGIGGGICQVSSTLYNAALRTGLEIVERRNHSLPVSYLPKGQDATFAEGNINFRFRNTTGKYLLIRAAVQGRTLTIKLFGTFPRNVSYSVQSQTVEVLPAADKLVNDPSLPRGGTRVLQSGKTGYVVETHLLRHVDGKLVEKSRLSRDTYYPQPRLVAINRGGTGHSGTPESPKRQVVEDGVRSSNR, from the coding sequence ATGAAAAAAATCCACGCTGCCTTCATCGGCGTAACCGCCCTCATTCTGGCCGGCTCACTCCTGTTCGGGGGCCTTCATCTCTATGGAAGCCAGCAGCTTGTACCGGAGAACACCCAGATAGCCGATTGGGACGTTGGCGGACTGACCTTCACCGAGGTGCGCTCCGGTCTGAATCAGCGGCTGGAGTCGCTTGAAGCCCTCCCGCTGATCCTCCAGGCCGAGCGCAACTCCGAGCTTACGCTTACGCTGAAGCAGGCCGGACTGGCCTATGAAGCCGAGACTTTCCTGCAGGGCCTGAAGACGCTGGAGGAGGGTGGTCTGCTGGCCCGGGTCCAGGCCCGGCGCAGCTTCCCGCACAGCTGGAGCCTTGGGGTTCATCTCGACATCACTGCCCTGCAGGGCAGCCTCAGCCCCGCTTGGGAGCGCGAAACCTTCGGCACGCCGGTTAATGCCGACCGGCAGATTACCGGCGATGACAGGGTAATCTATAAGCCGGAACAAACCTCGTATGAGGTAGACTGGCTGGCGCTGGAGAACACGCTTCGCGCCGCTGTGCCTACCCGCTTCAGCAATCCTGAATTCCTCCCGGGCAGAGGGCTTGCCCTGGAGGTGCCGCTTGTGGTGAAGCTGCCGGAGGTTACGCTCGCCTCCCTCAAGGCCCAAGGCATTGAACGGCGCATCATCCAGTTCAGCACCTCGCTCGGCGCAAGCGGACCCGGACGCACCTTCAATGTGAATGCCGCTGCCCAGGCAGTCAATGATACGATCCTGCCGCCGGGAGCCGTTTTTGATTATGGCAAAGCGATAATCAAAGCCCAGCAGGATTCCGGCTTCAGGGAAGCCCCGGTCATTGTGAACGGCAAGCTGCAGCCTGGGATCGGCGGTGGAATCTGCCAGGTATCCAGCACGCTGTACAATGCCGCTTTGCGCACAGGGCTTGAGATCGTGGAGCGGCGCAACCATTCTCTCCCTGTCAGCTATTTGCCCAAGGGACAGGATGCCACCTTCGCAGAAGGCAACATCAACTTCCGTTTCCGCAACACTACAGGGAAGTATCTGTTGATCCGGGCAGCTGTGCAGGGGCGCACGCTGACCATCAAGCTGTTTGGCACCTTTCCCCGCAATGTGTCCTATTCCGTTCAGTCACAGACCGTAGAGGTCTTGCCCGCTGCCGACAAGCTCGTCAACGACCCTTCACTTCCGCGCGGAGGAACACGGGTCCTGCAGAGCGGTAAAACCGGTTATGTAGTTGAGACCCACCTGCTCCGTCATGTGGACGGCAAGCTGGTGGAGAAAAGCAGGCTCTCGCGTGACACCTATTATCCGCAGCCGAGACTAGTTGCCATTAACCGCGGAGGCACAGGCCACAGCGGCACTCCCGAATCCCCCAAACGACAGGTGGTGGAGGATGGGGTGCGCAGCAGCAACCGGTAG
- a CDS encoding alpha/beta hydrolase: MALIECRFYSEVLGLSTSMTVILPQKTTTQIGMSNVSHGDLHPTLYLLHGLSDDDSIWLRRTSIERYVAEMGIAVVMPQVHRSFYTDMAEGGRYWTFISEELPALARSFFPLSPKREDTFVAGLSMGGYGAIKLGLRKPETFAAAASLSGALDMAHHFLNWVDPTVRTVEYDRIFGTGDISGTSDDLLWLLEELDRSKGPKPLLYQCCGTEDFLYEDNQRFREKCSETSLSLTYEEGPGGHEWGYWDTQIRNVLAWLPLSK, translated from the coding sequence ATGGCCTTGATAGAATGTAGATTTTATTCGGAAGTGCTTGGACTCAGTACCTCAATGACTGTGATTTTGCCGCAAAAAACAACCACTCAGATCGGAATGAGCAACGTCTCGCATGGTGATCTTCACCCTACATTGTATTTGCTGCATGGGCTGTCGGATGACGATTCGATCTGGCTGCGCCGGACTTCAATAGAACGATATGTCGCGGAAATGGGTATTGCCGTGGTGATGCCGCAGGTGCACCGCAGCTTTTATACGGATATGGCGGAGGGCGGCCGCTACTGGACTTTCATCAGTGAGGAGCTGCCTGCGCTGGCACGTTCGTTCTTTCCGCTGTCGCCAAAACGTGAGGATACCTTCGTAGCGGGGCTGTCGATGGGCGGGTATGGTGCAATCAAGCTCGGGCTGCGGAAGCCGGAGACGTTCGCTGCTGCTGCCAGTCTGTCGGGGGCGCTGGATATGGCGCATCACTTCTTGAATTGGGTGGACCCGACTGTTCGAACCGTAGAATATGACCGGATCTTCGGCACAGGTGATATCAGCGGCACATCAGATGACCTGCTGTGGCTGCTGGAGGAGCTGGATCGTTCCAAGGGACCGAAGCCGCTGCTCTACCAATGCTGTGGCACAGAGGACTTCCTGTATGAGGACAACCAGCGCTTCCGCGAGAAGTGCAGCGAAACGTCACTGTCGCTCACCTATGAAGAAGGTCCCGGCGGCCATGAATGGGGCTACTGGGACACCCAAATCCGCAATGTGCTGGCCTGGCTGCCGCTGAGCAAATAA
- the ftsE gene encoding cell division ATP-binding protein FtsE: MIEMQDVWKTYANGTHALQGVSVKIDRNEFVYIVGPSGAGKSTFMKLIYREETPTKGQISVGGFNIGKLKARKIPYVRRNIGVVFQDFRLLPRMTAYENIAFAMEVIEAPKKVIKKRVNEVLDLVGLKSKANREPSQLSGGEQQRIAIARAIVNNPAVIIADEPTGNLDPETSWGIMQLLDEINFRGTTIVMATHNRDIVNKMRKRVLAIENGNIVRDQVRGEYGYEF; encoded by the coding sequence ATGATCGAAATGCAGGATGTGTGGAAGACCTATGCGAATGGAACCCATGCATTGCAGGGAGTCTCCGTCAAAATCGACCGCAATGAATTTGTGTATATTGTCGGACCGTCCGGCGCAGGGAAATCGACGTTCATGAAATTAATCTATAGAGAAGAGACTCCAACCAAAGGCCAGATTTCCGTGGGCGGGTTCAACATCGGCAAGCTGAAAGCGCGCAAGATTCCTTATGTGCGCCGCAATATCGGCGTTGTGTTCCAGGATTTCCGGCTGTTGCCCCGAATGACAGCCTATGAGAACATTGCTTTTGCCATGGAGGTTATCGAGGCGCCGAAGAAGGTCATCAAGAAACGGGTCAATGAGGTACTGGATCTGGTGGGACTGAAGAGCAAGGCCAACCGGGAGCCGTCCCAGCTCTCAGGGGGAGAGCAGCAGCGGATCGCTATCGCCCGGGCCATTGTCAACAATCCGGCTGTAATCATTGCGGACGAGCCTACCGGCAACCTGGACCCCGAAACGTCATGGGGCATCATGCAGCTGCTGGACGAGATTAACTTCCGCGGCACCACCATTGTTATGGCTACCCACAACCGCGACATTGTCAACAAGATGCGCAAGCGGGTGCTGGCTATCGAGAACGGGAATATTGTCAGAGACCAAGTGAGAGGAGAATACGGTTATGAGTTCTAA
- the argF gene encoding ornithine carbamoyltransferase, producing the protein MSQGVISDPQGIAQQLKGRDLLELNDYTPEEITYLIELAIELKRKQKSGEVYQPLLGKTIGLIFEKSSTRTRVSFEVGMYQLGGHALFLSKNDIQLGRGETVGDTAQVMSRYLDGIMIRTFGHDKVEDLARFSSVPVINGLSDLAHPCQVLADYQTVYEHKGRLKGLKLAYIGDGNNMAHSLLIGGAKLGVHVSIAGPAGYEPDAAVVAEAREIARGTGAEIVITRSPQEAVRGADVIYTDVWASMGFEEEQLAREAAFKDYQVNEQLVQGAKPDYLFLHCLPAHREEEVSTGVIDGPNSVIFDQAENRLHAQKALMAALMG; encoded by the coding sequence ATGAGCCAGGGCGTAATCAGCGATCCGCAAGGGATTGCACAGCAGCTGAAAGGCCGCGATTTACTGGAGCTGAACGACTATACTCCAGAAGAGATTACCTATTTGATCGAATTAGCTATAGAGCTGAAACGCAAGCAGAAGAGCGGTGAGGTGTATCAGCCGCTGCTGGGCAAGACCATCGGGCTGATCTTCGAGAAATCCTCGACTCGGACACGTGTATCGTTCGAGGTGGGGATGTATCAGCTCGGCGGACACGCATTGTTCCTGAGTAAGAATGACATTCAGCTCGGCCGTGGCGAAACGGTCGGCGATACGGCGCAGGTGATGTCGCGCTATCTCGACGGCATCATGATCCGCACCTTTGGGCATGACAAGGTGGAGGATCTGGCGCGGTTCTCGTCCGTGCCGGTGATTAACGGACTAAGCGATCTGGCGCATCCTTGCCAGGTGCTGGCGGACTATCAGACGGTCTATGAGCACAAAGGCCGCCTCAAGGGTCTGAAGCTGGCTTACATCGGCGATGGCAACAACATGGCCCATTCGCTGCTGATCGGCGGCGCGAAGCTGGGCGTGCATGTATCCATTGCCGGACCGGCGGGTTATGAGCCGGATGCGGCTGTCGTGGCGGAGGCGCGCGAGATCGCCCGCGGAACCGGCGCGGAGATCGTGATCACCCGCAGCCCGCAGGAAGCGGTGCGCGGCGCAGACGTGATCTACACGGATGTGTGGGCGAGCATGGGCTTCGAGGAGGAGCAGCTGGCGCGCGAAGCGGCGTTCAAGGACTACCAGGTCAATGAGCAGCTGGTGCAAGGCGCGAAGCCGGACTATCTGTTCCTGCACTGCCTGCCGGCCCACCGGGAGGAAGAGGTCAGCACCGGCGTGATCGACGGGCCGAACTCGGTGATCTTCGATCAGGCGGAGAACCGCCTGCACGCACAGAAGGCGCTGATGGCAGCGCTGATGGGCTAA
- a CDS encoding DL-endopeptidase inhibitor IseA family protein — MNKKWMIGSLALSLGLVSAGSAAMAASPASGSTAIRTVAVSTPGKEGPATINNLTVKSIIPLLVHAKKLYTYSNKGGNEFKPETFVYNGTEFRYLSSDLGTKAQLINYIKRAYTHNAAAFYAQTQFLEHNGRMAQVNADIGNQLVYEQATARMISKTTTTAVFELSVPHSGGSAPNETVVVKLKKVSGYWRIDMSPDTLF; from the coding sequence ATGAACAAGAAGTGGATGATCGGATCGTTGGCGTTATCTTTGGGATTGGTGTCTGCAGGAAGTGCGGCCATGGCAGCTTCACCGGCAAGCGGAAGTACGGCGATCCGCACAGTGGCGGTATCTACGCCAGGCAAGGAAGGACCGGCTACAATCAACAACCTGACCGTCAAGAGCATTATCCCGCTCCTGGTGCATGCCAAAAAGCTCTACACGTATTCCAATAAAGGTGGCAATGAATTCAAACCGGAGACCTTCGTATATAACGGAACGGAATTCCGTTACCTATCCAGTGATCTTGGAACGAAAGCGCAGTTGATCAACTACATAAAACGGGCATACACTCATAATGCAGCCGCTTTTTATGCCCAAACGCAGTTTCTGGAGCATAACGGAAGAATGGCACAGGTCAACGCGGATATTGGCAATCAGTTGGTGTATGAACAGGCTACTGCCCGAATGATTTCCAAGACTACAACAACTGCCGTATTCGAATTAAGCGTCCCTCATTCAGGCGGGTCAGCTCCTAATGAGACTGTGGTGGTGAAGCTGAAGAAAGTAAGCGGATACTGGAGAATCGATATGTCGCCGGATACGCTTTTCTAG
- a CDS encoding PulJ/GspJ family protein: MRKFADLLRREQGFTLIELIAALSLFSLVAGLIYGVMMFGVQSYQRVTMENTLRDESDLLMSSIITEIYTFAPHRISSIKATAGSTDTAIILQKENLSGGTEQVEIAVAGGKLSIKEVASSPPGGTSDPDPAATVASSFTAEPAITVASSTTVESATTVASSTTIESATTAAPSPSVAPSSSPENYDTRTSVSSMLEPSSQITLQCSAGDIEPCESGLIHIKLSLSLERGGKLRQLDLESKFGF; encoded by the coding sequence ATGAGAAAATTCGCTGATCTTCTGCGCCGGGAGCAGGGCTTCACCTTGATTGAGCTGATTGCTGCGCTGTCGCTGTTCTCGCTGGTGGCCGGGCTGATCTATGGAGTGATGATGTTCGGGGTACAGAGCTACCAGAGAGTTACGATGGAGAATACGCTCCGAGACGAAAGTGACTTGCTGATGTCTTCGATTATTACGGAGATCTATACGTTCGCACCCCATCGAATATCTTCGATTAAGGCAACGGCAGGAAGTACAGATACGGCAATTATTCTGCAAAAAGAGAACCTCAGCGGCGGAACGGAGCAAGTTGAGATTGCAGTGGCGGGCGGCAAATTATCTATCAAGGAGGTGGCAAGCTCACCTCCAGGCGGCACTTCTGATCCTGATCCAGCGGCTACGGTAGCGTCTTCATTCACGGCAGAGCCTGCAATTACGGTAGCATCTTCGACCACGGTAGAGTCTGCCACTACGGTAGCATCTTCGACCACGATAGAGTCTGCCACTACGGCAGCACCTTCCCCGTCGGTAGCCCCCTCGTCTTCGCCTGAGAACTATGACACCCGTACATCGGTTTCTTCAATGCTTGAACCCTCATCCCAAATTACACTGCAATGCAGTGCAGGAGATATAGAGCCTTGCGAAAGCGGCCTGATCCATATTAAGTTGTCCCTGAGTCTTGAGCGTGGGGGCAAGCTGCGTCAGCTAGACTTGGAGAGCAAATTCGGATTCTAG